A single window of Sulfurovum sp. UBA12169 DNA harbors:
- the fumC gene encoding fumarate hydratase, class II, which produces MSFRIEKDTMGEVRVPADKYWAAQTQRSVQNFEIGNEKMPIEVIYGFANLKKACALVNHELGRLDDKKTEAITKACDAILAGELDDNFPLVVWQTGSGTQSNMNVNEVVANKAIEILGGDFTKEKLVHPNDDVNKGQSSNDTYPTGMRIAEVVAVTDNLIPALNQLKATLESKSNAFTDIVKIGRTHLQDATPLTLGQELSGYVAMLETNLQQINDTLIYCRQLAIGGTAVGTGLNSHPEFSQKVSAMLNSFMAKDYGFVSQPNKFHALTGHDAEVVLSGALKALAGNLMKIANDVRWLASGPRCGIGEISIPENEPGSSIMPGKVNPTQSEAMTMVAVQVMGNDVAVGIAASQGNFELNVFKPVIAYNILQSIKLLSDAMRSFDTNCAVGIEPIRSNIDKFLNDSLMLVTALNPHIGYEKAAKIAKTAHANGTTLKEEAISLGFLSAEEFDKYVRPEDMIAPKA; this is translated from the coding sequence ATGAGTTTTAGAATAGAAAAAGATACCATGGGAGAAGTCCGGGTTCCTGCGGACAAGTATTGGGCGGCACAGACTCAAAGATCGGTTCAGAATTTTGAGATAGGCAATGAAAAAATGCCTATTGAAGTTATATACGGTTTTGCCAATCTTAAAAAAGCATGCGCTTTGGTCAATCATGAACTTGGTCGCCTGGATGATAAAAAAACTGAAGCGATAACTAAAGCATGTGACGCTATTTTAGCAGGCGAACTTGATGACAATTTTCCTTTGGTGGTATGGCAAACAGGTTCGGGAACCCAATCAAATATGAATGTTAATGAAGTAGTTGCAAACAAAGCGATTGAAATTTTAGGCGGAGACTTTACGAAAGAAAAACTGGTACATCCCAATGACGATGTAAACAAGGGTCAAAGCTCAAACGATACTTATCCAACAGGCATGCGTATCGCGGAAGTAGTCGCAGTAACAGATAATCTTATCCCTGCATTAAATCAGCTCAAGGCAACGCTTGAAAGTAAATCAAATGCATTTACAGATATCGTAAAAATAGGCAGAACGCACCTTCAGGATGCAACACCGCTTACCTTGGGTCAAGAGCTTAGCGGGTATGTGGCCATGCTCGAAACAAATCTGCAGCAAATCAATGATACGTTGATATATTGTCGTCAATTGGCGATTGGCGGTACAGCAGTTGGCACGGGATTGAATTCGCACCCTGAGTTTTCACAAAAAGTGTCAGCAATGCTGAATAGTTTTATGGCAAAAGATTATGGATTTGTATCTCAGCCAAATAAGTTTCATGCGCTTACAGGGCATGATGCAGAAGTAGTTCTTAGCGGAGCGCTCAAAGCGCTTGCAGGAAACTTAATGAAAATAGCCAATGATGTTAGATGGTTGGCGTCCGGACCTAGATGCGGAATTGGAGAAATTTCTATTCCTGAAAACGAACCGGGCTCATCCATTATGCCGGGTAAAGTAAATCCAACACAGTCTGAGGCTATGACAATGGTGGCTGTTCAGGTGATGGGAAATGATGTTGCGGTTGGTATTGCTGCATCCCAGGGCAATTTTGAATTGAATGTATTTAAGCCGGTTATTGCCTACAATATTTTGCAGTCAATAAAACTTTTATCAGATGCAATGAGAAGTTTTGATACAAATTGTGCTGTAGGCATTGAGCCCATAAGATCCAATATCGATAAATTTCTAAATGATTCGTTAATGTTGGTAACAGCATTGAACCCGCATATCGGATATGAAAAAGCAGCAAAGATAGCCAAAACCGCACATGCAAACGGAACCACTCTCAAAGAAGAAGCGATTAGCCTTGGGTTTTTGAGTGCGGAAGAGTTTGATAAGTATGTGCGTCCAGAGGATATGATTGCTCCTAAAGCGTAG
- a CDS encoding ADP-forming succinate--CoA ligase subunit beta: protein MNIHEYQAKQIFQKYGVPTPRGIVANTPDEAAANASELGGNIWVVKAQIHAGGRGLGGGVKLAKSKEEVRQLADEILGMTLVTHQTGPEGKLVQKVYIEEGADIKDELYLGIVLDRAKEMPVIMASTEGGMEIEKVAEKSPEKIIKVAIDPSIGFQGFHGRELVFGLGIIDKNEQNKFIKFAKALYNVYMENDAEMIEINPLIKTGSGDFLALDGKMGFDDSALGRHPDIEEMRDVSEEDPDEREAGRYGLSYIALDGEIGCMVNGAGLAMGTMDTINYMGGTPANFLDVGGKANAETVAKGFEIILKNPNVKAIFVNIFGGIVRCDRIANGILEATKMVDVHVPVIVRLDGTNAAEAAEILKNANIANVIAATDLADGAAKAVAAAKGE, encoded by the coding sequence GTGAATATTCATGAGTATCAGGCGAAACAAATATTTCAAAAATATGGCGTACCTACACCAAGAGGTATTGTGGCAAACACACCCGATGAGGCTGCGGCAAACGCGTCTGAATTGGGTGGAAATATCTGGGTAGTAAAAGCACAGATTCATGCCGGCGGCCGTGGGTTGGGCGGAGGTGTGAAGCTTGCCAAATCAAAAGAAGAAGTTAGACAGCTTGCCGACGAAATTCTGGGAATGACGTTGGTAACACACCAGACCGGACCGGAAGGAAAATTGGTTCAAAAGGTGTATATTGAAGAGGGAGCCGATATTAAAGATGAGCTCTATTTGGGGATAGTGCTTGATCGTGCCAAAGAAATGCCTGTTATTATGGCTTCAACCGAAGGAGGCATGGAGATTGAAAAGGTGGCCGAAAAATCACCGGAAAAAATCATCAAAGTTGCCATTGATCCTTCTATCGGGTTTCAAGGTTTTCACGGTAGAGAGTTAGTGTTCGGTCTTGGAATTATTGACAAAAATGAGCAAAATAAGTTCATTAAATTTGCGAAAGCACTTTATAATGTGTATATGGAAAATGACGCTGAAATGATTGAAATCAACCCGCTTATTAAAACCGGTTCCGGGGACTTCCTTGCGCTTGACGGAAAAATGGGATTTGATGATTCTGCCCTCGGGAGACATCCGGATATCGAAGAGATGAGAGATGTTTCAGAAGAAGATCCGGACGAAAGAGAAGCGGGTCGATACGGACTTTCTTATATCGCACTTGACGGTGAGATAGGTTGTATGGTAAATGGTGCCGGTCTTGCTATGGGAACTATGGATACGATCAATTATATGGGCGGCACACCGGCAAACTTCCTAGATGTAGGGGGGAAGGCGAACGCCGAAACGGTTGCAAAAGGTTTTGAAATTATATTGAAAAACCCCAATGTAAAAGCAATTTTTGTCAATATTTTTGGCGGGATCGTAAGATGTGACAGGATTGCAAACGGTATTTTGGAAGCAACTAAAATGGTAGATGTGCATGTTCCGGTTATCGTAAGACTTGATGGGACAAATGCGGCCGAAGCAGCTGAAATTTTAAAAAATGCAAACATAGCCAATGTAATTGCAGCAACAGATTTGGCAGACGGTGCGGCTAAAGCCGTAGCAGCAGCAAAAGGAGAGTAG